The nucleotide sequence CAATGAAATAACCCCGGTGACGCCAGGTCCACCGGGGTCTGCGATGACTCCGTTCGCGATGCCGTCGAAATCACCCCGTCCCCCATCCACCAGATGCAGTGTGATGATGTTTCCATCAATGGTGGCTCCGGTTTCTCCATCATAAGTGAATTCAAACAAATCGCCGGTATCGGGGTTCAGCTTATAATACGTGTCGACATTGGATCCTTCCGGCAAAATCAAATCGACGGTCGTCGAACCGCCCACCTCAATGTCTGTCACATTGAATTCAAACATTCCATAGGGCAGAGCACTGTCTGCGCCAGGATGCTCCTCCGCCTGGAAAGTACGTAAATTTTCAATCTTCTGTCCTTTGCCATCGATGGCGACATTAAGACCTCTGGCAGCTGAAATCACTGTAATCAAATCCCGCTGCGTGTTGCCTCGACCTCCCGAATCAGAATTTGAGTTTGAATGATTCGCATGATCGCGCTGAGCTGGATTGGAGTTTGCATTCTCAGAACCAGCGGCAGATTGATCAGCGCCTTGAGAGGCATTGGATTTCTGTGAATTGTTAGTCGTAGTGTCTACTGATGTCGTATCTACCGTGAAGTTTGCCGGGGTGACAACCGGCTGCCCATTTACACTGGGGTCAGGGTTACTGGATTGAGGCTGGTTGGTTTGCCCATCCGGTTGGCCTTGCTCGGGAGGACTGCTGGCTTGATTTCCTCCGGAAGATCCTCCGCCTGCCAAACCACCAAAGGAACCTGATGCAGCCACCCCTCTCAAGGAACTGGCAGGATATAAACCTTGATTGGATGTTTCCTCAGGAACGACTTCGTTGTCATCCCAGACAGAATCGGGAAACGCATTTCCCAATATCGCTGCGCTAAACCGACTGCCGGGGGAACCACCTGGCACGGACGACGAGTTGCCGCCACCACCACCCTCATTGTTGGACTCCGAATCAAGCGGAGGTAGATAGGGTTCATCTTCCTGACCGAGATATGCATCGTAAGAAGTATTTAGAGGTTGTCGGGAATTTTGACTGCTTTGTGTTTCACCTACAGCTGGACCGGGAAGATCTTCCCCATAACCTGCTTCAACCAGTGTCTGCATGCCAGGTGAAACCCCCAGCCCAAGTGACAACAGAGAACTCACGCTCATGATCTGACCGGGAGCTGCCCGTTCTTCTAATCGTTCGACTGAAGAGGTCGTCTGCTGTTTCTTTTTCCGTTTACGCCCCCGAAGATCAGCAACGCGTATCCGTCCAGCACGTAACCTCTGTAACCAGTGTGTGAGCAACATTTGTGAGTTTCCTCTTCTATTGATAGTCAGACGTAATCTGAAAATGAACTAAAAATAGTTAAGTACAGTAAATGAAAAAGACAATTTCAGGCAGAACTTGACAGAGCAGAATTGCAAGTGTCGGGTACTGTAAATGTGAAGCAGGCCACTTACGCTTCTAAGAACACTTCTTTGTCTAGAGATATGGATATGCTTAAAAAAGCCGAAATGTAATCAAAAACACACACAACTTATGTGCACATGATGCTTTGTGACCGTGTCAACCTAACAGGCAAAATCTCAGTAATCAAATAAAAAATCAAAATAATTGATACACTCGGAACAATCATAAACCATGCTAAAATTGATTGAAGTAGTATTGACAGAGCGAGTTTAGGGAGTTAGGCAGGCTATAGAACGCTGATCCAACACTCGCTCTCTGAATTCTCCGCTGATGTCACAGTTCATAAAAAGAAGAAAAGTAGTCATGTCAAAAACATGTCAGGAAATCGGATGTAAGCTAGCAGCAGCTAAGACCGAGTCTGCCCAAATCCCCTTTTGTGAGCAGCATGCACGTGAGAGAGGGTATCAGTTGTTGCGGTGCCCGAGATGTGGATTTATGGACTGGAAGCGGGGGAACGACGACGAAGTATGCGGGATCTGTTTTACCGAAAGCGGCCAGGACGTCCAGCTCGAAGTCGTTTCCGGACCGCTGCCAGAGGTTCGCAGTGCGCGAATCACTCAGAAACCATATCTGGGCTGGAAGTATGCGAGATCAAAAAAGGAGTTTGTTGAAGGAGAGGTTTTGCTCGTTGCTACGTTGTCCGAGCATGCACCGGCAGGTGGCTCCACGGCCCGTACATGGCAAGTTGATTCAGTCCTCGTCTGTTATGTGAATAAGGGTGAGAATCTGGTATTACAGCAACACAACGGGAATTACTGTGAATTCGAGTGGAACGATGTAGTCTGGTACATCCAGTTAGAAGATCTACAGCCAACTTTGCATTCACTTCCAGTTCCCAGTTCTTCCGCTCTCTGAAGAATGACCGGGATTCATTTCAAGCAAAACGGCGGCACACAAAAAGCTCAAGCAAGCGACCGTTACTGACGAAATAGCAAACGACCACGCATTCGTTCCCACATCGCCACTTCCGGACGAATCCAACACAGACAGCGCTACGGTTTTCAACCGGCAGACGCTACGTTTTCTGACCGTTGTTTACACCCATCCGCCCTTCCCTCAATTTCCAATCGGCAGGCTCTCTGAAATTCCCTGGATGGACTGTTTAATAATAAAAGTAAGTATCAAACTAAATCCCTGAGCATCCTATGGAATAAACCAAAATCAGGACAGCACAGGGCTGCACGCGTTAACGCTTGGGACGGTGGTCCGGTAAATATACCGTCGACAGTGATGACCAGATTTATGAGTATTATTCGATTCACGATCGGTACGGGCACATGATCGAAGAGGGTGAATGCGTGCACGATCTGATCGTCTTCAAAAGGTGCTACAACTATACCTGCGGAAGTTTATCCTTTTTGACGGTCAAGTTGCATCAACTCGCCAGTGTTGTCCTTCCGAAATCACGCCTCAAAACAATCGAGCTGCCTGTACACTCAGCTGCACAGGGCGGAGTCTGGTATCAGGTCTTCCCACGCCGTATCAGGGGACTGATTGTTCCTGGTCGCCACGGTTCGCGAATCTTCGTCCTGGTTAAGCGCTCGATGGACTATTACGAGCGGATGACGCATTGCAAGTGGGAGCCGGTTTATGAGAGTGAGGAAGCAGATCCGATATGATCTGTTGTCGCTCGTTTCTAGATGTCTGCATGATGCCGTCCTATTGCTCTGCCTTTTTGGCCTTGACTCGTTTTGGTTCGGGGATACTTTGTCGGTCTTCAATTTACTTTTTGAGCCAGGAGTTTAAGTATGACTAGGTCAGAGCAAAAGGATGAGGAGCTGGAATCTGTTGTCGCGCTTATGAGTCACCTGGGCATGGATTGCCTAGTGAAATCGGACGACCCTCCGGATGCCGTGCTGGAGACGGAATCTGGTAAGATCGGCGTTGAAGTAATGGATGTCATGGCAGATCAGCCTGGTGAGTGCAGGCAAAGGAAAGCCGAAGAAGAAAAGATATACAAACTCGCTAAGGATCATCTCCAGAGTGATCCGAGAATCTCTCCGCACTGGATCTGCTTCAAATTTCATCAGAAGTATCTTAAAGAGAAACTGCGTGCTCGAAATGCTAAGGTATTATGTGATTTTGTTCGCATGAACCTCGCGAAATCGATAGTGCCTGAGTGCTATGAAGATGCAGAAGGAAATGAGGATGGGGTGAATTTGCCTGTCGAGTTCGAACAGATCAAACTGTCTTTGGTTGAAGACTGGCCGGCAAGGTTGCCGCCCCCTAATTCAGGAGGTTTTTATAGCGATCAGACGGGGCCGGAAGTTGCTAAAGCTATTGCTAAAAAAGAATCGAAATTACCTGAGTACCTGAAGAGGTGCGATCAGTGCTGGCTTCTTCTGGTCACGATTCCTGATCACGCAATGGGTTTATTCGAGTGGTCTCTTGAGAAAGAAGACCACACTTTCGATACCGGGTTCGATCGTGTCTTTTTGTATGACCGTATAAACTGGGCAGTGTATGAGCTTAAATAGATGAGCAGTGATCAGAAGTCATTGCCTCCGGGAGAGGCGCAGCCAGTACCGTTTAAGATCTGTTGTTGTCGCCGACGGAGAGGCTGTAGGCATGGACGATGGATTCCCGATCGACGCTCCAGATCGGGTGATTCGGTGTCGTGCCGATCGTCTTGGAATCACCTTACTTTGTGAGATTCAGCGTTTTAGTTGTTGCGTACTGGAAGGTCCCGGTGACGATCTGGAAGCCCGGTCCCGGTCAGGGTGCGAGCGAAGAACAGCCTTCTATCTGCAGCACGGTGGCGTTTGCGTTGATGCGCACACTGAAAAGAGAGTAATCCTGCTCGCCCACGAGAGCCCGCTGCAGAGTAGGCCAGATCTGTGTAAACGGGTTTAAATGTGCGTCCAATCTGTCAGGCCAGTTCCTGGCGACTCATACTACATATATTGCGTGACGCCCTTATGTGGGCTTCTGCCGACTGCGCATGCACAACCAGTCTATTCATGGTAAGCAGATGGTTCTGATCAAGCAGATCTTTGTAACTGGATAATAGAAGTTCGTCAGTACTCACATCTGATCCAGGAGACAACTTCCACCTGCAACTTTAAATCCCGGAATAAGAACAATCGAGCCAGTGACCATAGAATCGTTCTATCGCCACTGGCTCGCTTTCTAATGCGTTTGATTGTTATTTTCCGAGCAGTAAATGATCGAATCTAAATAGCACTTTTTAAATCAATACTATTCGGACAAAATACTGGAAGCCGTCAAATTTCCCCCAGACATATTTTCAGGTTCTTCCTCACCATGAGCTGGACCATTCCATACACTGACGTCCCACTTCCTTCCCCGGAAGTCATTATCCAATACCCCTTCTCTCACGTCGATATTCCACTTCCCTGAGTGGCCCGCGCTCCCACCGACTGACATCCCAAGCTGATGGAAACCGTCGCAGTGCGTAAACTCTTCTCTTTTATTAAGCAGAACCCACTGACGGAAAAACTCACCGACACCAGAAAATGCCAGATCGTACAGACTGACAGATGCGTTTTCAGAAGGTTTTGCAGCCGCTTTGGTAGTGTGATGCACGAGTACCGGAGTAGCCCCCGCTTTCAGACAGGTTTCAGTCAACCGTTTGAGAATAGGGCCCACCTGGTACAGGTTTGTTGGTGAAACTGCTTTCCCTCCACCACAGAGGCATAAATACAAGGGATCGATAAAGACCACTTGTATCTTCTTCCACCTGAGGCACTCTCCTAACATTTCCAGGTCTTTCTCATCAGATAAAATCGGTAAGGTGAATCCCCAGTATACTCCAGATATGTTTCGAAGACTCAGACCTTTGGTTTCCGCGATACGATTCGCAGTATCCTGAATGGAAGATTTCCCGCTTTCACCGGACATGACAGCTACTCGGCAAGCTGTTGGAACATGGAATTTTCCCAGGAACGGCGTTTCCGATCCGAGGCTGATAGCCATGTCAATTATAAATCCAGTTTTGAGACACTTTGCCGGTCCACCAATGACTCCGGCTTGTCCCTTGACAAGTATTCCTTCGATCAACCATTCATGTTCACAATCTAAGTCTGCAAACTTCACAGATTGGATTAACCCAAACCGTTTGAGTGTATCCGTGGGACGTTTAGACCCTGCAGAACGGGATCTCCGACGGGAGTCGGCTTTAGATATATTCATTGTTCATTTCCTAAAAAGAGACGTTCCAGAAAGCATGATTTAATGCTCTAAGAACTACCGCATACAGCCTCGAAAGCTGATCGAGCGGATACCTTTCGTCGCGTCCAGCAGGTTTTTAGTCTGCTCCGCGTTGGCTTTCAGCAATGCCGGCGGATAACTTGTCGCACACGCCACAGCCTCCGACAGCTGCCTTTTGTTGATATGCTTCGATTGCCAGTGCCGTGTCAGGTAAGGTGATCCCTGCAATTCCCCATTATAGCCCTCCGTCAAAGCCAGCGTAGATCGACGGATCATAAGCCATTTCGGGTCATTGATATTGACAAAAAACGCCTCGAACCGAATTGCACCGCGCACCGTGCAGTGCTGCTTCAACAAGACCTGCTCCAGCTCCCTATTCAGTTTCGCCGCGGTCAGCAGCTTGTCCAGCGAATCATAAACCTCGTTACGCTCCAACCACACAACTTCACGATCGCGCGGACTAAACTTGTTACGGTCAGTGATGATCGCTGGACAGGCGTGGTTCCAGGCTTTGAAGACATACCGCCGTCCCCAGCAAAACGGACAGATCTTTTGTAAGGTACAATGTCGCAGGCTACTCTGATCGGTTAACACACTCGCAGGAGGGCAATTGCGGGCGAACTGCATCTGCAGCGGTTTCAGTGCCGGAGCATAACCTGCCTTTTTCAAGGCCAACAGACGGTTCCGCCACTGCCACTGAACATGCCCCGTCGCTTTAGCAGGATTACCTTTCAGCTTTTCTGGAGCAATCATAGAAACGACTCCTTTCCAGAATGCCTTATCTCCGTATCCGCGTTTGATTCGTTTAATCTTGAATCTGACGTCAGCCATATCAAGCCCTCTGCCTGATATGGATCGCCGGAAACTCATCGAGAGTGTCGTCTTCAACCGAACCGTGGAAGATACGCAACTCACCACCTTTAATATCCAGTTTGATGTATTCGTCAGTCCCGTCGATCGAAACCACAGCATCGGGCGCGTCGCTTGAGAACTTCATCTTGTAAAGTTCTTCCTTTCCGGAATCTTTCACGTCTACACCCACAAACTGGTTGATTTCGAGACCCACTTTTTCGGTCAATTCGTACTTTTCTTTTACCATGTATAACTTCCCATTTGATTTATGCCTTTATTGTTAGGATTCTAAAGGGACAACTTGAGTTACGCCTTTATACATTACCTACGGTAATGTTCTCTGTATTTCATTTCATTCAATCCAGAGTGAGTGCTTAGGGACAAGCACTCGGTCTCGCTTACGCTCGCCCTTCGGCTTGTCCCCGATCAGCACTCACTCTTTCAGGATTTGGTTTTTTTATTATTCTTCTTCGTCACGATCTCCCAACCGGGATTCGGTACTTTCAGGCGATCGAATAAATCAATACACTCCTGTAAAGTTTGTTCTCCGAAATTTGGTATCGATAACAAGTCTTCCTGTTTCAACTTTACCAGATCCCCGATCGTATGCACCTTATGCTCTTTCAGATAGTTCACTGTGCGCACACTCATACCGGAGTTAGCCAGCGCTGTTTCCCGGCTATTTTTCAGTCGCCGATCAGATTCGGTGATTACTCGGGCTGGCCTAACCGAAAATCAAAATATGGTACCTCTTCAGGGTTATCATCTGCATGATGGAGAGTCGCACACATTTTTCTGCCAGCAATGTTTAACGTGATAAATTCATCGCGACCTTCTACAAAGACGTCTATCCATTCTTCACCAACGAAAAGTTTGATTCGGTGAACCTCTCCAGTAACAGGGTCAACCATTGTTGAATGGACGAAAGTTGGTTCTTCTAGATACTCTTCATTTACTTCAGTCATTACATTCTCCTATAAAATTGAATGGTGTAGTATGTTTCGTTCACATCCAGGAGTTCCTGGTGGTTCCGGGCTCTGATGAGAATTTAAAACCCAAAAACGAAGATTTCTGATTTGTCTAATCATGATCGCACTGCGATAGAATCAATCTCCTTCCTCTGCCTGGTACACGATCAGGTAGCCAGAAACCAAGTACCTTTGTTTGGCGAATTTTCCTACAATGGCACAACTGGGGTGGGGAGAGATAGTAGGCATGCGCAAAATATCCACACCACCAGCAATGATATAAACCTGGCTTTTCGCGTAGTGGGTAGATTAGAAATGCCAATTGAGGTGACGTATTGAGATCGGAAAAGTTAGAAGAGAGATTACAGCTTAACTAGAGATCCTCTTATCAGAATTATAGGATGCTCTTCGAAACTGAGATATTAACTCTGTGCTTCTATCCGGTTCAGCAATTATCCTCAATTGTAGGATACCTGCATGCTCTAATCCCGCGTGGGGATGAGAGGCTGCTTCGTCGTTTCAGAGAAAGGAATGAGTTCTCTGATCTTATCGCGCAACACTTTAGAAAATACATAAATCCAGAAGTGATTGCATTCTACAGTTGAATCATTACCGGCTGAACACGCATCCGAGCATGCTTGTCCACAACATGAGGACTTTCAACTGTTCCCAATCCTGATTCCTTTCAGTGATCTTTATTTTTGCCTGCGGATCATTATTATTGCCTGCGATTGAAAAGAATCAATCTTTTTTTGTACATTTATTTGATCTTATTATCTCAAAGAATTCCTGCCCCGCAAAAAGAAAATCACTCTGGCTGCCTGTGCAGATTGGAATCCCAGCACCAGATCAAATGCCCTGATAGATAAAAAAATGCAGGCGGGCCACCATCGAAGGTGGCCCCCTGCTCATATCTCTCTGATTCGTGCTGATGGAAATAATGAAATGATCGATTTGTCAGTTTGCTGTAGTCTCGCCTGCCAATAGGTTCAGGGTCAGATCACGCTCTGTGCAAATACTGCGCAGCCAACGCGTGAACTGATGCAGCATCAATCCGGCTGCGATACTGGCCGTGTAAATGGTACTACGGGAAGTGCAGGCACCGGTTTGTGCTTCCGCTTGGGTGAACAGTGTCGTGTCATAGTGGTCCCGCGATTTCGAATCAACGGCCGTGAGGATTCGCAGTACCTCTCCCCGCATCCGGCCATCACACCAGAACGCACACTGATGCTGTAGCGATCGCCAGATGGCGGCCCGACTGCTGATCGAATCCACACAGACAAATACCACTTCCCCTGTTACCAGCCCGGGCCGGAAGCGATCGATTACCAGTTCCACTTCCAGGCTATCGTCGATGGCCCGTACGGTACACGCCGTTGCCTCAACCTTATGACGTCCCAGATCTGCTGCCAGGTATCCCTGGGTCGTGATGTTAGTCGGCTCAATCAGATCGAAATCAATCAACTGCAGCCGCCGTACTCCCAGCGCCGCCAGCTGCAGGGCTACCTGCCGTCCGATGGCACCCACACCAATGACCGTGACAGTGACAGTCAATGGTTTGAGTTTTTCTCTGGGCACCAGTTCTGATTGGCGGACAAAACGATCAGTTACAAGATTCATGGCTTCTCCTTGTTCTAATTCGAAGTGATATTTAAATGGGATTACTTAAATGGGAAAAACTGGCCACTGCTCGGAATAAGCAAATTCGTAATCCAGCCATTCAGCCAGATCCCACAATGGTGGCAGAGGCTCTTCCCGCACACATTCCAGGTACTCCGCTTCCCAGGAACTTTGATCGCTGGCGGCGAACTCCGGTTTGAAATCAATGCCGACCGACAGTTTTTCCGCCTTGGGTCTGCCTGCGTGTTTCAGCTCTGCATAGGTAGCACCATTTCGGGCCAGGATAAACATCACTGCCCAGTCACAGTTCCCGAACACGCGGGCAAAGGTTTCCACATCCACCTGACTGGATCGCGCGGAAATACCGGGGTGCGTGTGAATCCAGATCCGTCCAAACTGTTCCGGGTGCCGTCCCGCATCGATCTGATCATCAAAGTAGTCCGCGACGGCGGCATCATCGAAGGCGACTGTCACGTCGGTACAAGTCTGCTTGACCAGGACGATGTCCGTTACGAACCAGGGATCGGCAGCTTCAGTGATTCCGAAGCCACCGACCTCCGTCGGACCCCGGTCACGCAGGTAGATCAGTTTGGCCCAGGCATACGGGCTGAACTGGAGCGGGCGACGTTTGCGCTGCTTCGGACGTTTCCGACGGGGGCGCTGCAGCAGGCGGCGCGTCAGGGGTTGATTCTTCGGGTAAGGCATCTTCATTCTCCATGGATTCTTCAAGACAGGATGAACAGGTTTGGTCGGACAAACAGGGCCGACAGTAACATTCGCCGCAAGACTCACAGTTAGAAAGACAACCGCGACAAAACGTGTCATCGCAGGTTTCGCAGGTATCAGCACAACTTGAACAGAGGTGATCGCCACAAGCCGTACAGTTGCGACGGCAGTATTCACAGATCTGGTGTTCGCAGATGGAACAGGGGCGACTTTCTTCCTGGGACATCGAATCGTCGCAGTCAGCGCAGCTGGTATTCCACCAGCGATCAAGGGGAACATAAGCAGATCCCGAGTTGTAAGTCTGCAGGATCTGCTGGACCAGAAGAAAGAAATCCCCCAAACGGCCCTCTGCCAACGCCTGATTGAGGGGGATTTTGCCTTCTCCTTCGCAGAGCGTGTCTCCCTGGACGTGGGGATGATGTACGTCGTCCGTGCCGGTTTCCGCCAAGGAAATGATCCGATAGGGCTGGGGATCACCGAGCTCACTCCAGCGGAGCCGGATTTCAAATTCACCCAGGTTGACTTCCCTCAGGATGACGGGTGGAGTCCGGACGACGATTTCCCGTTCGGACCAGTCGATGCGGGTTTCCTCGAATTCATCTGGCAGGGAACTGAGTTCGGCGACCAGATCCCCCAGAGACGGGACCACCGTCGGTCGCTTGATGGCGGTGAGCTCGCTGTGACAGGCCGTTAAATCGTGAATCATTCGAGACACAGAATGTTTATACTGTTCCAGACAACGCTGGAAGGCGACCGGACAGTGACGCTGCTGAGCTTTCGTCAGCAGTCGCGAGAGACGCATGACCCGCGTCCACTGGTCCACCGGGGGCGAATTCACTTTGGGGAAACCGGTCACCTGCGACTGGTACTGCTCCCGAATCTTAGCCGCAGCCCTGAT is from Gimesia maris and encodes:
- a CDS encoding AAA family ATPase, translating into MKFADLDCEHEWLIEGILVKGQAGVIGGPAKCLKTGFIIDMAISLGSETPFLGKFHVPTACRVAVMSGESGKSSIQDTANRIAETKGLSLRNISGVYWGFTLPILSDEKDLEMLGECLRWKKIQVVFIDPLYLCLCGGGKAVSPTNLYQVGPILKRLTETCLKAGATPVLVHHTTKAAAKPSENASVSLYDLAFSGVGEFFRQWVLLNKREEFTHCDGFHQLGMSVGGSAGHSGKWNIDVREGVLDNDFRGRKWDVSVWNGPAHGEEEPENMSGGNLTASSILSE
- a CDS encoding DNA-directed RNA polymerase subunit alpha C-terminal domain-containing protein, with protein sequence MTESDRRLKNSRETALANSGMSVRTVNYLKEHKVHTIGDLVKLKQEDLLSIPNFGEQTLQECIDLFDRLKVPNPGWEIVTKKNNKKTKS
- a CDS encoding ThiF family adenylyltransferase; the protein is MNLVTDRFVRQSELVPREKLKPLTVTVTVIGVGAIGRQVALQLAALGVRRLQLIDFDLIEPTNITTQGYLAADLGRHKVEATACTVRAIDDSLEVELVIDRFRPGLVTGEVVFVCVDSISSRAAIWRSLQHQCAFWCDGRMRGEVLRILTAVDSKSRDHYDTTLFTQAEAQTGACTSRSTIYTASIAAGLMLHQFTRWLRSICTERDLTLNLLAGETTAN